One Thermodesulfobacteriota bacterium DNA segment encodes these proteins:
- a CDS encoding DNA translocase FtsK 4TM domain-containing protein, with amino-acid sequence MRDPLQIRRDALAIAFLTAGLYLALALVSFHQHDPSLSAASVPEAPARNWGGWIGAIVSDLMLQLFGIGAVGFPLLCLLLAYWTYRGEGILEKWGRAAGGLLAVCSTLGILSFFTGHVSILGQDVFLPGIAGDLLGKHFLGKLLSTGGGVLFLGALLLFSLMLVTGLPLSGLPTLWRREKPSEKVRAMVKEKLAPKEAWDEDDDAAPRREPPREAAAPRVVPPRPADAESSPPRPSGKAFVLPPLDLLEPGKGQEAGIDAAALQENAQSLLSKLKEHDIDGAITEVHPGPLVTMYEFRPAPGIKANRVSAMAGDLALAMRCGSVRVIPNIPGKGVMGFEIPNARRSPIVLREMLGCPAYSSAPSVLTLAVGKDIFGEPVVRDLGKMPHLLIAGATGSGKSVALHTMILSILFRATPEEVRLILVDPKMLELSLYEGIPHLYHPVVTQPREAAHVLKWAVGEMRGRYQLMMENGVRHIDAFNQFVEKRQRAAGRTRGAAEGEDLSKIPYIVIVIDELADLMMTSASRREVEDSITQLTQMARAAGIHLVFATQRPSVDVLTGVIKANFPSRVSFKVTSQVDSRTILDQGGAETLLGFGDMLFLQPGVVGILRVHGPYVTEGEIQRVAEHLKSQGAPVYDSAITAPPTSEEPDPSRDEMFDAAVEEVSRAGRASVSFLQRRLKIGFNRAARIVEEMEKQGIVGPAEGGKQREVFMPRREE; translated from the coding sequence TTGAGAGATCCGCTGCAGATCCGGCGGGACGCCCTGGCGATCGCCTTCCTCACGGCGGGCCTTTACCTCGCCCTCGCGCTCGTATCGTTCCACCAGCACGATCCGTCGCTCTCCGCCGCGAGCGTACCGGAAGCGCCGGCCCGCAACTGGGGCGGGTGGATCGGAGCGATCGTCTCCGATCTTATGCTCCAGCTTTTCGGGATCGGCGCCGTCGGGTTCCCCCTGCTCTGCCTGCTGCTCGCGTACTGGACCTACCGCGGGGAGGGGATCCTCGAAAAGTGGGGGCGGGCCGCGGGGGGGCTGCTCGCCGTCTGCTCCACCCTCGGGATCCTCAGCTTCTTCACCGGGCACGTCTCGATCCTCGGGCAGGACGTCTTCCTTCCGGGGATCGCCGGCGACCTCCTCGGGAAGCATTTCCTCGGAAAGCTGCTCAGCACCGGCGGGGGCGTGCTCTTCCTGGGCGCCCTGCTGCTGTTTTCCCTGATGCTGGTCACGGGACTCCCGTTGAGCGGCCTTCCGACGCTATGGCGCCGCGAGAAGCCGTCCGAAAAGGTCCGGGCGATGGTGAAGGAGAAGCTCGCGCCGAAGGAGGCATGGGACGAAGATGACGACGCAGCCCCGCGGAGGGAGCCGCCGCGGGAGGCCGCCGCGCCGCGGGTCGTCCCCCCGCGCCCCGCGGACGCCGAGTCGTCGCCGCCGAGGCCCTCCGGGAAGGCGTTCGTCCTCCCGCCGCTCGACCTGCTCGAGCCGGGAAAGGGACAGGAGGCCGGCATCGACGCGGCGGCGCTGCAGGAGAACGCGCAGTCGCTCCTCTCGAAGCTGAAGGAGCACGACATCGACGGCGCGATCACCGAGGTCCACCCCGGCCCGCTGGTCACGATGTACGAGTTCCGGCCCGCCCCGGGCATCAAGGCGAACCGGGTGTCGGCGATGGCCGGCGATCTGGCGCTCGCCATGCGCTGCGGATCGGTCCGCGTGATCCCCAACATCCCGGGAAAGGGGGTCATGGGGTTCGAGATCCCCAACGCCCGGCGCTCCCCCATCGTCCTGAGGGAGATGCTCGGATGCCCGGCCTACTCCTCCGCCCCTTCCGTGTTGACGCTCGCGGTGGGGAAGGACATCTTCGGCGAGCCGGTCGTCCGGGACCTCGGGAAGATGCCCCACCTGCTGATCGCCGGCGCCACCGGCTCGGGGAAAAGCGTCGCGCTGCACACCATGATCCTGTCGATCCTCTTCCGCGCCACTCCCGAGGAGGTGCGGCTGATCCTCGTCGATCCGAAGATGCTGGAGCTTTCCCTGTACGAGGGGATACCCCATCTCTATCACCCCGTCGTCACGCAGCCGCGCGAGGCCGCGCACGTCCTGAAGTGGGCGGTCGGCGAGATGCGGGGGCGGTACCAGCTCATGATGGAGAACGGCGTTCGCCACATCGACGCCTTCAACCAGTTCGTCGAGAAGCGGCAGCGCGCCGCCGGACGGACGAGGGGCGCTGCGGAGGGGGAAGACCTGTCGAAGATCCCCTACATCGTCATCGTCATCGACGAGCTCGCGGACCTGATGATGACCAGCGCTTCCCGGCGCGAGGTCGAGGACAGCATAACGCAGCTCACGCAGATGGCGCGGGCGGCGGGGATCCACCTCGTGTTCGCGACGCAGCGGCCGTCCGTCGACGTCCTGACGGGCGTCATCAAGGCGAACTTCCCGTCGAGGGTCTCCTTCAAGGTGACGTCGCAGGTCGACTCCCGGACCATCCTGGACCAGGGCGGGGCGGAAACGCTGCTCGGGTTCGGCGACATGCTGTTCCTCCAGCCGGGCGTGGTGGGAATCCTCCGGGTGCACGGCCCGTACGTTACCGAAGGGGAGATCCAGCGCGTCGCGGAGCACCTGAAGTCGCAGGGGGCGCCGGTCTACGACTCCGCGATCACCGCGCCGCCGACTTCGGAGGAGCCCGATCCCTCGCGGGACGAGATGTTCGACGCGGCGGTCGAGGAAGTCAGCCGGGCGGGGCGCGCCTCCGTTTCCTTCCTTCAGCGGCGCCTGAAGATCGGCTTCAACCGGGCGGCCCGGATCGTCGAGGAGATGGAGAAGCAGGGGATCGTCGGCCCCGCCGAGGGGGGGAAGCAGCGCGAGGTGTTCATGCCGAGGAGGGAGGAATGA
- a CDS encoding outer membrane lipoprotein carrier protein LolA gives MKSMRRTPGIPSLPVLLALVFAAALIVPAGAGAEGPPAGGDALLKKVGERYAAARALSATFRQEIPLQNVGVVRKASGKVYFGRPLKMRWDYRAPEEQLFLADGEHFYFRPAGSPEVIRRKIDRDSLGGKIPLLLLFGNGAISDMFRVEEATALEGGKTTVLRLVPKGDGAPDVRRIDLVAGTKDAIVREIHLFDRLGGANHLYLTDIEIDPPLPSDHFRFRKPQGVNVVDG, from the coding sequence ATGAAGAGTATGCGCCGGACGCCGGGGATTCCGTCCCTTCCCGTGTTGCTCGCGCTCGTGTTCGCCGCCGCGCTGATCGTCCCGGCGGGGGCAGGCGCCGAAGGGCCGCCCGCCGGAGGGGACGCCCTCCTGAAAAAGGTCGGCGAGCGGTACGCCGCAGCACGCGCCCTGTCGGCCACATTCCGGCAGGAGATCCCTCTCCAGAACGTGGGGGTCGTCCGGAAGGCGTCGGGGAAGGTCTACTTCGGCCGCCCCCTGAAGATGCGGTGGGACTACCGGGCGCCCGAGGAGCAGCTTTTCCTGGCGGACGGCGAGCACTTCTATTTCCGCCCGGCGGGATCTCCCGAGGTGATCCGCAGGAAGATCGACCGGGACAGCCTGGGAGGGAAGATCCCGCTCCTGCTGCTGTTCGGGAACGGGGCCATTTCCGACATGTTCCGCGTGGAGGAGGCGACCGCGCTGGAAGGCGGGAAAACCACGGTTCTCCGGCTCGTCCCGAAGGGCGACGGCGCCCCGGACGTCCGGAGGATCGACCTCGTGGCCGGGACGAAGGACGCGATCGTGCGGGAGATCCACCTTTTCGACCGCCTCGGGGGGGCGAACCACCTGTACCTGACCGACATCGAGATCGACCCCCCGCTGCCTTCGGATCATTTCCGCTTCCGCAAGCCCCAGGGCGTCAACGTGGTGGACGGTTGA
- the rimO gene encoding 30S ribosomal protein S12 methylthiotransferase RimO has protein sequence MTAKIRIHTLGCGKNAVDAEVMGGLLSERGFALVPGGRADVAVLNTCGFVKAAKEESIEEILSLAREKRRGRIRILVVAGCLPRRYRDELPGLLPEVDLFLGPGDIPALPDLLGKMLRGEGGGGAPRALIGEGALSDEAYGHRIPSAAGGSAFLKILEGCDNRCSYCAIPAIRGPLRSRGRESLLAEARMLVRRGAKEINLIGQDITAYGSDRGERGGLVSLVRALCRVRGVRWIRLLYLYPGRVDEGIVELLRSEEKVCRYLDIPVQHIDAGILRAMGRKYDPSDVYRMLERLRAAVPGIFLRTSLIAGFPGETRQAFETLLRFVHETRWDYLGVFPYSREEGTPAGAMARQLPERVREERARLLRDVQADILAARNASLVGSAVEVLVERAAPRGGAVGRHRGQAPEVDGSVRLARYRGRPGDILRVRVTGAKEWDLRAETD, from the coding sequence TTGACGGCGAAGATCCGGATCCATACGCTCGGCTGCGGCAAGAACGCGGTCGACGCCGAGGTGATGGGGGGGCTGCTCTCGGAGCGCGGATTCGCGCTCGTTCCCGGCGGGCGGGCGGACGTCGCGGTGCTCAATACGTGCGGCTTCGTGAAGGCGGCCAAGGAAGAGTCGATCGAGGAGATCCTCTCGCTCGCCCGGGAGAAGCGGCGGGGGCGGATCCGGATCCTCGTCGTCGCGGGGTGCCTGCCGCGCAGGTACCGGGACGAGCTTCCGGGGCTGCTTCCCGAGGTGGACCTGTTCCTCGGGCCGGGCGACATCCCCGCGCTCCCGGATCTCCTGGGGAAGATGCTTCGGGGAGAGGGGGGCGGCGGGGCGCCGCGCGCCCTCATCGGGGAGGGCGCCCTTTCCGACGAAGCGTACGGACACCGGATTCCTTCCGCCGCCGGCGGCTCCGCCTTCCTCAAGATCCTCGAAGGTTGCGACAACCGCTGCTCCTATTGCGCGATCCCGGCGATCAGGGGGCCGCTGCGCAGCCGCGGCCGGGAGTCGCTCCTGGCGGAGGCGCGGATGCTCGTCCGCCGCGGGGCGAAGGAGATCAACCTCATCGGCCAGGACATCACCGCGTACGGTTCCGACCGAGGGGAGCGCGGCGGACTCGTCTCCCTCGTGCGCGCGCTGTGCAGGGTGCGCGGCGTCCGGTGGATCCGCCTCCTGTACCTGTACCCGGGGCGCGTCGACGAGGGGATCGTGGAGCTGCTCCGCTCCGAGGAGAAGGTCTGCCGCTACCTCGACATCCCGGTGCAGCACATCGACGCGGGGATCCTCCGGGCGATGGGACGGAAATACGACCCTTCCGATGTCTACCGCATGCTGGAGCGGCTGCGCGCGGCCGTCCCGGGGATCTTCCTGCGGACCTCCCTGATCGCCGGCTTCCCCGGGGAGACGCGGCAGGCGTTCGAGACGCTGCTGCGGTTCGTTCACGAAACGCGGTGGGACTACCTGGGCGTCTTCCCGTATTCCCGGGAGGAGGGGACCCCCGCGGGAGCGATGGCCCGGCAGCTGCCGGAGCGGGTGCGGGAGGAGCGCGCGCGGCTGCTCCGGGACGTCCAGGCCGACATCCTCGCCGCGCGAAACGCATCGCTGGTCGGCAGCGCGGTCGAGGTCCTCGTGGAAAGGGCGGCCCCCCGGGGGGGCGCCGTCGGCCGCCACCGGGGTCAGGCGCCGGAGGTGGACGGCTCCGTGCGGCTGGCGCGCTACCGGGGGAGGCCGGGCGACATCTTACGCGTCCGGGTGACCGGGGCGAAGGAGTGGGATCTTCGGGCCGAAACCGATTGA
- a CDS encoding TraR/DksA family transcriptional regulator encodes MKPIKDMLLKMREDLVHEIARRSKATTEPGAQDIGDILDSVSEERTRELDMILTDREKRKLLQIDDALDRIDDNTYGQCEECGAKIPKARLKVLPFAKFCVECQEKNEREEKYTREEPEEGIRKVPMGEVEE; translated from the coding sequence ATGAAACCGATCAAGGACATGCTTCTCAAGATGAGGGAAGACCTGGTCCACGAGATCGCGCGCCGCTCGAAGGCAACGACGGAGCCGGGCGCACAGGATATAGGCGACATCCTCGATTCCGTTTCCGAGGAGAGGACCCGCGAGCTCGACATGATCCTCACGGACCGGGAAAAGCGGAAACTGCTTCAGATCGACGACGCGCTGGACCGGATCGACGACAACACCTACGGCCAGTGCGAGGAATGCGGGGCGAAGATTCCCAAGGCGCGCCTCAAGGTCCTGCCTTTCGCGAAGTTCTGCGTCGAATGCCAGGAGAAGAACGAGCGCGAGGAGAAGTATACCCGCGAGGAGCCGGAAGAGGGGATCAGGAAGGTCCCGATGGGAGAGGTGGAGGAGTAG
- the mltG gene encoding endolytic transglycosylase MltG: MIPPRIEKRTGRIFRAAALALVSILLVSTFLLFDSYPGREWQGKKVSIPKGSSLSEIAAIFADEKALPHPAAFRGLVLLTRTGRQLHYGEYTFPTPPSAYAAWKKLVEGDVVKYPVIVRPGANLHDVAAVLGAYLLADPQEFLSAAVSAPLLARMGIAGDSAEGYLVPDTYNLVKGMDPEVILEIMIRPFRAKFTPEMEKQAAAAGLSVHEVVTIASIIEKETGVAEEKPLVSSVIRRRLALGMPLQMDPTVIYGVKRFDGTVTRKDLQAPGPYNTYLNRGLPPGPIANPGTAAIRAALNPAKSEYLYFVSNNDGTHTFSRTLPEHARAVENLRKAQRKTEEGKTPLAGPASPTPPPLPSGPS, from the coding sequence ATGATCCCCCCCCGCATCGAGAAGCGCACGGGGCGGATCTTCCGGGCGGCCGCCCTGGCCCTTGTGTCCATCCTGCTCGTTTCGACGTTTCTCCTGTTCGACTCGTATCCCGGCAGGGAGTGGCAGGGGAAGAAGGTCTCCATCCCCAAGGGGAGCTCCCTTTCGGAGATCGCCGCCATCTTCGCCGACGAGAAGGCGCTGCCGCACCCCGCCGCGTTCCGCGGCCTCGTCCTGCTCACCCGGACCGGCCGGCAGCTCCATTACGGCGAATACACCTTCCCGACCCCCCCGTCGGCCTACGCGGCATGGAAAAAACTGGTCGAGGGGGACGTCGTCAAGTATCCCGTGATCGTCCGGCCGGGCGCGAACCTCCATGACGTGGCGGCGGTGCTGGGGGCCTACCTGCTCGCGGACCCGCAGGAGTTCCTCAGTGCGGCGGTCTCGGCTCCGCTCCTCGCCCGGATGGGGATCGCGGGGGACAGCGCGGAAGGGTACCTGGTCCCCGACACCTACAACCTCGTCAAGGGGATGGACCCCGAGGTGATCCTGGAGATCATGATCCGGCCGTTCCGGGCGAAGTTCACGCCCGAGATGGAGAAGCAGGCCGCGGCGGCGGGGCTGTCGGTGCACGAGGTCGTGACGATCGCCTCGATCATCGAAAAGGAGACGGGCGTCGCCGAGGAGAAGCCGCTGGTCTCGTCGGTCATCCGCAGGAGGCTGGCGCTGGGGATGCCTCTCCAGATGGACCCGACCGTGATCTACGGGGTGAAGCGGTTCGACGGGACGGTGACGCGGAAGGACCTGCAGGCGCCCGGGCCCTACAACACCTACCTGAACCGCGGGCTCCCCCCGGGGCCGATCGCCAACCCGGGAACCGCCGCGATCCGGGCGGCTCTGAATCCCGCGAAATCGGAATACCTGTATTTCGTTTCGAACAACGACGGGACCCACACTTTTTCCAGGACGTTGCCCGAACACGCGCGGGCGGTGGAAAACCTCCGGAAGGCGCAGCGGAAAACGGAGGAAGGGAAAACCCCGTTGGCGGGACCGGCCTCCCCTACTCCTCCACCTCTCCCATCGGGACCTTCCTGA
- the ruvX gene encoding Holliday junction resolvase RuvX: MMTDVPEGRILGLDYGSRRIGAAVSDPLGMTAQPLPPIEREGDRKDLARIGRLAAELGASSVVLGLPLLLNGDEGPAAARAREFGAKIEGELSLPVTMWDERMTTIQSERHLIDSGVRRERRKELRDSLSAMFLLQSALDLRNRK, translated from the coding sequence ATGATGACAGACGTTCCTGAAGGACGGATCCTGGGGCTCGATTACGGGAGCCGGCGCATCGGGGCGGCGGTATCCGATCCTCTCGGCATGACGGCGCAGCCGCTTCCGCCCATCGAGAGGGAGGGGGACCGGAAGGATCTCGCCCGCATCGGCCGGCTGGCCGCGGAGCTGGGGGCGAGCTCGGTGGTCCTGGGCCTCCCGCTGCTGCTGAACGGCGACGAGGGCCCCGCGGCGGCCCGCGCGCGGGAGTTCGGCGCGAAGATCGAGGGGGAGCTTTCCCTGCCCGTGACGATGTGGGACGAGCGGATGACCACGATCCAGTCGGAACGCCACCTCATCGACTCCGGGGTGCGACGGGAGCGGCGGAAGGAGCTTCGGGACAGCCTCTCCGCCATGTTCCTCCTCCAGAGCGCGCTGGACCTGCGGAACCGGAAATGA
- a CDS encoding P1 family peptidase, whose translation MAGAITDIDGILVGHAQDEARVTGVTVLLFPHGATAGADIRGEAAGTRQMDSLVRRHPARRLDALVFAGGSAFGLDAATGVVRYLEERGVGFPTSGGTVPIVPTAILYDLAYARGRRRPDAEMGYRAAAAAASRPPARGSAGAGTGATVGKALGMERAMKGGFGTASESGGGTVAGACAVVNAFGDVVDPATGEWIAGARAADSDDAADTESLFRSGFRREPFVEGNTTLGVVATADLLSREELWTVARMAHAAFCRTIRPVHTPVDGDVVVAVSTGTSGRRGNVLQVAALGTRALEASILDGVRSATGTAEVPAAAERKGSREERP comes from the coding sequence ATGGCGGGCGCGATCACAGATATCGACGGGATCCTCGTGGGGCACGCGCAGGACGAGGCGCGTGTAACCGGCGTAACGGTCCTCCTCTTTCCCCACGGCGCGACGGCGGGGGCCGACATCCGCGGAGAGGCGGCCGGCACCCGGCAGATGGACTCCCTGGTCCGGCGCCACCCTGCGCGGCGGCTGGACGCCCTCGTCTTCGCCGGAGGGAGCGCATTCGGGCTCGACGCGGCCACGGGGGTGGTGCGATACCTCGAGGAACGGGGAGTCGGATTTCCGACTTCCGGCGGGACCGTCCCCATCGTCCCGACCGCGATCCTGTACGATCTCGCGTACGCGCGCGGAAGGCGCCGCCCGGATGCGGAGATGGGTTACCGCGCCGCGGCCGCGGCGGCTTCCCGTCCTCCGGCACGGGGATCGGCGGGCGCCGGGACGGGAGCCACGGTCGGAAAGGCGCTGGGGATGGAGCGGGCGATGAAGGGGGGGTTCGGCACGGCGTCCGAATCCGGGGGGGGGACGGTCGCGGGAGCGTGCGCCGTGGTGAACGCTTTCGGTGACGTCGTGGATCCCGCGACCGGGGAGTGGATCGCCGGAGCCCGCGCGGCGGATTCGGACGATGCGGCGGACACCGAGTCGCTCTTCCGGTCGGGGTTCCGCCGGGAACCGTTCGTCGAAGGGAACACCACCCTGGGGGTCGTCGCCACGGCGGACCTGCTGTCGCGGGAGGAGCTCTGGACCGTGGCGCGGATGGCCCACGCGGCCTTCTGCCGGACGATCCGGCCGGTCCACACGCCCGTGGACGGGGATGTCGTCGTGGCCGTCTCCACGGGGACGTCGGGGCGGCGCGGAAACGTCCTCCAGGTAGCGGCGCTCGGGACGCGCGCCCTCGAGGCGTCGATCCTGGACGGTGTGCGGAGCGCAACGGGGACGGCGGAAGTGCCCGCCGCCGCGGAACGGAAGGGGAGCCGGGAGGAGAGGCCATGA
- a CDS encoding HEAT repeat domain-containing protein has protein sequence MIDRIEEALTSLMSDPAQGVREAASGALDRTRAKRSLETFRRRLREGSPEEKIRTIYTAEEIGGAEGVSLLLDALSDGSDEVKGAAATALSRFPTPAVLKALWEMLPKSKGVVLANLVEALGASGRKELGPHVEKYLAHPDPEVRAKAVVATSRLTEGSGWEKILAMRGDPDEQVRAAVAEGLGNWTSSRG, from the coding sequence ATGATCGATCGGATCGAGGAGGCGTTGACGTCGCTGATGTCGGACCCCGCGCAGGGGGTGCGGGAAGCGGCTTCCGGGGCGCTGGACCGGACGCGGGCGAAGCGCTCGCTCGAAACGTTCCGGCGGCGGCTCCGGGAGGGGAGTCCGGAAGAGAAGATCCGGACGATCTACACCGCCGAGGAGATCGGCGGGGCGGAAGGGGTCTCGCTCCTCCTCGACGCGCTTTCCGACGGCAGCGACGAGGTGAAGGGAGCGGCCGCGACGGCGCTTTCCCGCTTCCCGACGCCGGCCGTGCTCAAGGCGCTCTGGGAAATGCTTCCGAAGTCGAAGGGAGTGGTGCTCGCGAACCTCGTCGAGGCGCTGGGCGCCTCCGGGAGGAAGGAGCTCGGCCCCCACGTGGAGAAGTACCTCGCGCATCCGGACCCGGAAGTCCGCGCCAAGGCGGTCGTCGCGACCTCCCGGCTCACCGAGGGATCGGGCTGGGAGAAGATCCTGGCGATGCGGGGCGACCCGGACGAGCAGGTGCGCGCCGCGGTCGCGGAAGGGCTTGGGAACTGGACCTCCTCCCGCGGGTAG
- a CDS encoding HD-GYP domain-containing protein, with amino-acid sequence MRLLGTSLKNRGLYPASHPLVRTPIEKCRAEIEPLFADREELALTVADGTLVFEGVPIFHLTSSLELFLARLGSIGVPAVIIERGVATEDIERFVLFLHETKEQDLSVRAIQERLRRAGVRHIRVTSSDDDREDFSIAREIYGNAIDVVVQALKDVRSGKTPDGQSCENTVREMNGMISRNRDAMLALTLIKNFDEYTYNHSVNVSILCLAVADSLALAEQPRINVGVAGLLHDVGKTQLALDLIRKPGTLTVNEYEEIKKHPLEGFAILGKMTNIQEETRNMVREHHMRYDRAGYPRPEPELKIHPHSQVIAVADCYDALTSMRSYQKARTPQGAMEIMRKLSGKSLDPALVLLLERSLGAYPVGTLLRLNTMEVGIVTSVPEEGKGLPGMAILYDRAGNPLGAPEAVNLAEVDPVTGKPRRTVLGTVNPLLLPPVSLDAVLAQASV; translated from the coding sequence GTGCGGCTCCTGGGCACGTCGCTGAAGAACCGGGGACTGTACCCCGCCTCCCACCCCCTGGTGCGGACACCCATCGAGAAGTGCCGCGCCGAGATCGAGCCGCTGTTCGCCGACCGGGAGGAGCTCGCGCTGACGGTGGCCGACGGCACCCTCGTGTTCGAAGGCGTCCCCATCTTCCACCTCACCTCCTCGCTCGAGCTGTTCCTCGCGCGCCTCGGCAGCATCGGAGTGCCGGCCGTCATCATCGAGCGGGGGGTCGCCACGGAGGACATCGAGCGGTTCGTCCTGTTCCTGCACGAGACGAAGGAGCAGGACCTGAGCGTCCGCGCCATCCAGGAGCGGCTCCGCCGGGCCGGCGTGCGGCACATCCGGGTGACCTCCTCCGACGATGACCGGGAGGACTTCTCCATCGCCAGGGAGATCTACGGCAACGCCATCGACGTGGTGGTACAGGCGCTGAAGGACGTCCGCAGCGGGAAGACCCCCGACGGCCAGAGCTGCGAGAACACCGTGCGCGAGATGAACGGGATGATCTCGCGGAACCGGGACGCCATGCTCGCCCTCACGCTGATCAAGAACTTCGACGAATACACGTACAACCACTCCGTGAACGTCTCCATCCTCTGCCTGGCCGTCGCCGACAGCCTCGCCCTCGCCGAGCAGCCCCGGATCAACGTGGGCGTCGCGGGACTGCTCCACGACGTCGGCAAGACGCAGCTCGCCCTCGACCTGATCCGGAAGCCGGGCACCCTGACGGTGAACGAGTACGAGGAGATCAAGAAGCATCCGCTGGAGGGTTTCGCCATCCTGGGCAAGATGACGAACATCCAGGAGGAGACCCGGAACATGGTACGGGAGCACCACATGCGGTACGACCGGGCGGGCTACCCGCGGCCCGAGCCGGAGCTGAAGATCCATCCCCATTCCCAGGTCATCGCGGTCGCGGACTGCTACGACGCGCTGACCAGCATGCGCTCCTACCAGAAGGCGCGCACGCCGCAGGGGGCGATGGAGATCATGCGGAAGTTGTCGGGGAAATCGCTCGATCCGGCACTCGTCCTGCTGCTCGAGCGCTCCCTGGGGGCGTACCCCGTCGGGACGCTGCTGCGCCTGAACACAATGGAGGTCGGGATCGTCACCAGCGTCCCCGAGGAAGGGAAGGGGCTGCCGGGCATGGCGATCCTCTACGACCGGGCGGGGAACCCCCTCGGCGCGCCGGAGGCGGTGAACCTGGCGGAAGTCGACCCGGTCACGGGGAAGCCGCGCCGGACCGTCCTCGGCACGGTGAACCCGCTGCTGCTGCCGCCCGTTTCGCTGGACGCCGTCCTGGCGCAGGCGTCCGTCTGA
- a CDS encoding HEAT repeat domain-containing protein, with product MYLHRVTQAVSELAKGMKSVSFYPDDHPLLIQAVTKILARFEEIPLPEEGLEIGITKNALLYKDIRLPGSGSGKALVDLNRELYLRRAARIIFLPNLRADEIVSFLKVVVRDAEQVADAGGLEQALLGEKVSHIWANKVDYDRLTELLKEDAGLPEVEPEELPPDMIGDMLPGTEIVAAPDGTGEVVTIETLLARIEKENDPPAYRGHIVEFSRFLLSELPERKLGYATRAMTIFARHIEFPPGGSREIAGLAAVGIKELASDELIDHYIALLKKPGLRGRRETETVLAALGEKAVNPLLQTLAEEKDLLVRKTIVSIVVRIGRIAVPVLLENLDDPRWYMVRNMVTILGSLDMPDLAPSIAATLSHKDLRVKKEAIKALARIEHPIAVTTLCDLCFFPEETVALSATAALSLKKDAQSVVALFRRATARKYIYPNYRLAHEAIDSLRSIGTDDAVTALEEILSMDTFWKTERFRSMKSHALRSISMIKGERAAGVLQKAIRSGDRFMRMEAERILKRRPLQGGAP from the coding sequence TTGTACCTGCACCGCGTTACGCAAGCCGTCTCCGAGCTCGCCAAGGGGATGAAGAGCGTAAGTTTCTACCCCGACGATCATCCCCTCCTGATCCAGGCGGTCACGAAGATCCTCGCGCGGTTCGAGGAGATCCCGCTGCCGGAAGAAGGGCTGGAGATCGGGATCACAAAGAACGCCCTGCTTTACAAGGACATTCGGCTCCCCGGCAGCGGGAGCGGCAAGGCGCTGGTCGACCTCAACCGGGAGCTGTACCTCCGGAGGGCCGCCCGCATCATCTTCCTGCCGAACCTGAGGGCGGACGAGATCGTCTCGTTCCTGAAAGTGGTCGTCCGCGACGCCGAGCAGGTCGCGGACGCCGGAGGGCTGGAACAGGCGCTGTTGGGCGAGAAGGTGTCCCACATCTGGGCGAACAAGGTCGATTACGACCGGCTCACGGAGCTGCTCAAGGAGGATGCCGGACTGCCCGAGGTCGAGCCCGAGGAGCTGCCGCCCGACATGATCGGCGACATGCTCCCGGGAACGGAGATCGTCGCGGCTCCCGACGGGACGGGAGAGGTCGTCACGATCGAGACGCTTCTCGCCCGGATCGAAAAGGAGAACGATCCCCCGGCATACCGGGGGCACATCGTCGAATTCTCCCGTTTCCTCCTGTCGGAGCTGCCCGAAAGGAAGCTCGGGTACGCCACCCGCGCCATGACGATCTTCGCCCGGCACATCGAGTTCCCGCCGGGAGGGAGCCGGGAGATCGCCGGGCTCGCCGCGGTCGGGATCAAGGAGCTGGCGAGCGACGAGCTGATCGACCACTACATCGCGCTGCTGAAGAAGCCGGGGCTGCGCGGGCGGCGGGAGACCGAGACCGTCCTCGCGGCGCTCGGAGAGAAAGCCGTCAACCCGCTGCTGCAGACGCTCGCGGAGGAGAAGGACCTGCTGGTCCGGAAGACGATCGTCTCGATCGTCGTGCGGATCGGCCGCATCGCCGTCCCCGTCCTCCTCGAAAACCTCGATGACCCTCGCTGGTACATGGTCCGCAACATGGTGACGATCCTGGGCAGCCTCGACATGCCCGACCTCGCCCCGAGCATCGCGGCCACGCTGTCCCACAAGGACCTCCGGGTGAAGAAGGAAGCGATCAAGGCGCTCGCCCGCATCGAGCATCCCATCGCCGTGACCACTCTCTGCGACCTCTGCTTCTTCCCGGAGGAGACGGTGGCGCTTTCGGCGACGGCGGCCCTGTCGCTGAAGAAGGACGCACAGTCTGTGGTGGCCCTTTTCCGGCGCGCGACGGCCCGGAAGTACATCTACCCGAACTACCGGCTCGCCCACGAAGCGATCGACTCCCTGCGCTCGATCGGGACCGACGACGCGGTCACCGCGCTGGAGGAGATCCTTTCCATGGATACCTTCTGGAAAACGGAAAGGTTCCGGTCGATGAAATCGCACGCGCTGCGGAGCATCTCAATGATCAAGGGGGAGCGGGCCGCCGGCGTCCTGCAGAAAGCGATCCGGTCGGGCGACCGGTTCATGCGCATGGAGGCCGAGCGGATCCTGAAAAGAAGACCGCTGCAGGGAGGCGCGCCATAG